From the Mangifera indica cultivar Alphonso chromosome 10, CATAS_Mindica_2.1, whole genome shotgun sequence genome, one window contains:
- the LOC123228059 gene encoding 60S acidic ribosomal protein P0-like, whose translation MAVKPSKADKKIAYDAKLCQLLDEYHQILVAAADNVGSNQLQNIRQGLRGDSVVLMGKNTMMKRSIRIHSEKTGNKAFLNLIPLLQGNVGLIFTKGDLKEVREEVAKYKVGAPARVGLIAPIDVVVPPGNTGLDPSQTSFFQVLNIPTKINKGTVEIITPVELIKKGDKVGSSEAALLAKLGIRPFSYGLVVQSVYDNGSVFAPEVLDLTEDDLIEKFAVGVSMVTSLALAISYPTLAAAPHMFINAYKNVLAVAVATEYSFPQADEVKEYLKDPSKFAVAAAPAAASGGAAPAAAAAEEEKKEEPAEESDDDMGFSLFD comes from the exons ATGGCGGTGAAACCATCAAAGGCCGACAAGAAGATCGCTTATGACGCCAAGCTATGCCAATTATTGGATGAGTACCACCAGATCCTGGTGGCCGCCGCCGACAACGTGGGGTCCAACCAGCTCCAGAATATCAGGCAAGGTCTACGTGGCGACTCTGTTGTACTGATGGGAAAGAATACCATGATGAAACGCTCCATTAGAATTCACTCTGAGAAGACCGGGAACAAGGCCTTCCTCAACTTGATTCCACTTCTTCAG GGTAATGTTGGGTTGATTTTCACCAAGGGTGATTTGAAGGAAGTTCGTGAGGAGGTCGCCAAGTACAAG GTTGGAGCTCCCGCTCGTGTCGGTTTGATTGCCCCAATTGATGTCGTTGTTCCACCAGGCAACACTGGACTCGACCCATCGCAGACCTCTTTCTTCCAG GTGCTCAACATTCCCACCAAGATTAACAAGGGTACCGTAGAAATTATCACCCCTGTGGAGCTTATCAAGAAGGGTGACAAGGTGGGATCTTCTGAGGCTGCTTTGCTGGCCAAGCTTGGCATTAGGCCCTTCTCGTATGGCCTTGTTGTCCAGTCTGTCTATGACAATGGCTCTGTCTTCGCCCCAGAGGTGCTTGACCTGACTGAGGATGATCTGATTGAGAAGTTTGCTGTTGGTGTCTCAATGGTTACCTCATTGGCACTGGCCATCTCTTACCCAACTTTGGCAGCTGCACCACACATGTTCATCAATGCCTACAAGAATGTGCTGGCTGTGGCAGTTGCAACTGAGTATTCCTTCCCTCAGGCAGACGAAGTGAAGGAGTACCTCAAG GATCCCAGTAAGTTTGCTGTTGCTGCTGCACCTGCTGCCGCATCTGGAGGTGCTGCTCCAGCTGCCGCTGCTGCagaggaagagaagaaggaAGAGCCAGCAGAGGAGTCTGATGACGACATGGGATTCAGTTTGTTCGACTAA
- the LOC123226836 gene encoding probable zinc metalloprotease EGY2, chloroplastic isoform X2, giving the protein MNFSSSFRGNFSLLSQCSTCCHVRLQPLLASLHVPRPERCRFASFNSYQVSRKKRETVCRVTETDTEPDSNNDKEKEINKDGENPPATDSNQENDKPELDSRLNAVNQITSSDAQTNSLGGGLQDVDDVEVASGSPLPGVKPQQMDEAMRIPKETIDILKDQVFGFDTFFVTSQEPYEAGVLFKGNLRGQAAKSYEKISMRMQNKFGDLYKLFLLVNPEDDKPIAVVVPKKTLQPETIAVPEWFAAGAFGVVTVFTLLLRNVPALQSSLLSTFNNLDLLKDGLPGALVTALVIAVHELGHILVAKISGVKLGVPFFVPSWQTGSFGAITRITNIVPKREDLLKVAAAGPLAGFSLGFVLLLLGFILPPSDGIGIVVDASVFHESFLVGGLAKLLLGDVLREGTPISLNPVIIWAWAGLLINAINSIPAGELDGGRISFAIWGRKASARFTGLCIVLLGLSSLFSDVAFYWVVLVFFLQRGPIAPLSEEITDPEEKYVALGILVLLLGLLVCLPYPFPFTDEVISSF; this is encoded by the exons ATGAATTTCTCGTCAAGTTTTCGCGGGAATTTTAGTTTGTTGTCGCAGTGTAGTACTTGCTGTCATGTTCGTCTCCAGCCACTTTTAGCTTCTTTACATGTTCCTCGCCCAGAGCGCTGTCGTTTTGCAAGTTTTAATTCATACCAGGTTTCAAg gaagaagagagagactGTTTGTAGAGTAACTGAGACAGATACTGAACCAGATAGTAATAATGATAAG gaaaaagaaataaataaagatggGGAGAACCCACCTGCCACTGATAGCAATCAGGAAAATGATAAACCTGAGCTCGATTCACGGCTTAATGCTGTAAATCAGATAACCAGCAGTGATGCACAAACAAATAGTCTAGGTGGTGGACTGCAg GATGTCGATGATGTTGAAGTTGCTAGTGGATCCCCTTTGCCAGGTGTGAAG CCTCAGCAAATGGATGAAGCAATGAGGATTCCCAAGGAAACAATAGACATTCTTAAGGATCAAGTATTTGGTTTTGATACATTTTTTGTGACTAGTCAGGAGCCATACGAG GCTGGAGTTTTGTTTAAAGGAAATTTGCGTGGACAGGCTGCTAAAAGCTATGAAAAGATATCAATGAGAATGCAG AATAAATTTGGAGATCTGTATAAGCTTTTTCTTTTGGTCAATCCAGAGGATGATAAACCAATAGCGGTTGTTGTTCCAAAGAAGACATTGCAACCAGAGACAATTG CTGTTCCTGAATGGTTTGCTGCTGGTGCATTTGGAGTAGTTACTGTGTTTACGTTACTTCTCCGAAATGTTCCTGCATTGCAGTCCAGCTTATT ATCAACCTTCAATAATCTCGACTTGTTAAAGGATGGCCTTCCTGGAGCTCTTGTTACTGCACTTGTTATAGCAGTGCATGAACTTGGCCACATTTTAGTTGCAAAAATTTCTGGCGTTAAGCTTGGGGTGCCTTTCTTTGTTCCCAGTTGGCAG ACAGGCTCTTTTGGTGCTATAACTAGGATAACAAATATTGTACCAAAGCGTGAAGATCTTCTTAAGGTTGCAGCAGCAGGACCTTTAGCTGGGTTTTCCTTGGGTTTTGTTCTTCTCCTTTTGGGATTCATCCTACCTCCCAGCGATGGAATTGGAATAGTTGTTGATGCTTCAGTGTTTCATGAGTCATTTCTTGTAGGTGGCTTAG CAAAGCTGCTTCTCGGTGATGTACTCAGAGAGGGCACTCCCATATCTCTTAACCCAGTAATAATTTGGGCATGGGCTGGACTTCTTATAAACGCCATCAACAGCATTCCTGCAGGAGAGTTAGATGGAGGACGAATATCCTTTGCAATTTGGGGAAGAAAG GCTTCAGCTCGCTTCACGGGTTTGTGCATTGTGCTGCTAGGCCTATCCTCGCTTTTTAGCGATGTCGCATTTTACTGGGTGGTACTTGTATTCTTCTTGCAGAGGGGGCCAATTGCTCCACTCTCAGAAGAAATCACGGATCCTGAGGAGAAGTATGTTGCTCTTGGAATTTTAGTGTTGCTCTTAGGATTGCTAGTATGCTTACCCTACCCATTCCCTTTCACAGATGAAGTCATTTCAAGTTTCTAG
- the LOC123226836 gene encoding probable zinc metalloprotease EGY2, chloroplastic isoform X1 — translation MNFSSSFRGNFSLLSQCSTCCHVRLQPLLASLHVPRPERCRFASFNSYQVSRFCRKKRETVCRVTETDTEPDSNNDKEKEINKDGENPPATDSNQENDKPELDSRLNAVNQITSSDAQTNSLGGGLQDVDDVEVASGSPLPGVKPQQMDEAMRIPKETIDILKDQVFGFDTFFVTSQEPYEAGVLFKGNLRGQAAKSYEKISMRMQNKFGDLYKLFLLVNPEDDKPIAVVVPKKTLQPETIAVPEWFAAGAFGVVTVFTLLLRNVPALQSSLLSTFNNLDLLKDGLPGALVTALVIAVHELGHILVAKISGVKLGVPFFVPSWQTGSFGAITRITNIVPKREDLLKVAAAGPLAGFSLGFVLLLLGFILPPSDGIGIVVDASVFHESFLVGGLAKLLLGDVLREGTPISLNPVIIWAWAGLLINAINSIPAGELDGGRISFAIWGRKASARFTGLCIVLLGLSSLFSDVAFYWVVLVFFLQRGPIAPLSEEITDPEEKYVALGILVLLLGLLVCLPYPFPFTDEVISSF, via the exons ATGAATTTCTCGTCAAGTTTTCGCGGGAATTTTAGTTTGTTGTCGCAGTGTAGTACTTGCTGTCATGTTCGTCTCCAGCCACTTTTAGCTTCTTTACATGTTCCTCGCCCAGAGCGCTGTCGTTTTGCAAGTTTTAATTCATACCAGGTTTCAAg ATTTTgcaggaagaagagagagactGTTTGTAGAGTAACTGAGACAGATACTGAACCAGATAGTAATAATGATAAG gaaaaagaaataaataaagatggGGAGAACCCACCTGCCACTGATAGCAATCAGGAAAATGATAAACCTGAGCTCGATTCACGGCTTAATGCTGTAAATCAGATAACCAGCAGTGATGCACAAACAAATAGTCTAGGTGGTGGACTGCAg GATGTCGATGATGTTGAAGTTGCTAGTGGATCCCCTTTGCCAGGTGTGAAG CCTCAGCAAATGGATGAAGCAATGAGGATTCCCAAGGAAACAATAGACATTCTTAAGGATCAAGTATTTGGTTTTGATACATTTTTTGTGACTAGTCAGGAGCCATACGAG GCTGGAGTTTTGTTTAAAGGAAATTTGCGTGGACAGGCTGCTAAAAGCTATGAAAAGATATCAATGAGAATGCAG AATAAATTTGGAGATCTGTATAAGCTTTTTCTTTTGGTCAATCCAGAGGATGATAAACCAATAGCGGTTGTTGTTCCAAAGAAGACATTGCAACCAGAGACAATTG CTGTTCCTGAATGGTTTGCTGCTGGTGCATTTGGAGTAGTTACTGTGTTTACGTTACTTCTCCGAAATGTTCCTGCATTGCAGTCCAGCTTATT ATCAACCTTCAATAATCTCGACTTGTTAAAGGATGGCCTTCCTGGAGCTCTTGTTACTGCACTTGTTATAGCAGTGCATGAACTTGGCCACATTTTAGTTGCAAAAATTTCTGGCGTTAAGCTTGGGGTGCCTTTCTTTGTTCCCAGTTGGCAG ACAGGCTCTTTTGGTGCTATAACTAGGATAACAAATATTGTACCAAAGCGTGAAGATCTTCTTAAGGTTGCAGCAGCAGGACCTTTAGCTGGGTTTTCCTTGGGTTTTGTTCTTCTCCTTTTGGGATTCATCCTACCTCCCAGCGATGGAATTGGAATAGTTGTTGATGCTTCAGTGTTTCATGAGTCATTTCTTGTAGGTGGCTTAG CAAAGCTGCTTCTCGGTGATGTACTCAGAGAGGGCACTCCCATATCTCTTAACCCAGTAATAATTTGGGCATGGGCTGGACTTCTTATAAACGCCATCAACAGCATTCCTGCAGGAGAGTTAGATGGAGGACGAATATCCTTTGCAATTTGGGGAAGAAAG GCTTCAGCTCGCTTCACGGGTTTGTGCATTGTGCTGCTAGGCCTATCCTCGCTTTTTAGCGATGTCGCATTTTACTGGGTGGTACTTGTATTCTTCTTGCAGAGGGGGCCAATTGCTCCACTCTCAGAAGAAATCACGGATCCTGAGGAGAAGTATGTTGCTCTTGGAATTTTAGTGTTGCTCTTAGGATTGCTAGTATGCTTACCCTACCCATTCCCTTTCACAGATGAAGTCATTTCAAGTTTCTAG